Proteins encoded together in one Dermacentor variabilis isolate Ectoservices chromosome 2, ASM5094787v1, whole genome shotgun sequence window:
- the LOC142572147 gene encoding uncharacterized protein LOC142572147 isoform X2 has product MKSNGSNRGALRPHYGGRAPPFLLAALLIGLVLIGFCYYNLSSQYSALDMQYRDLQERLRAVAEKHESAELRYDRLKKTLEDNSKSLDEKDKQLLQKEQDRAAVETALRKKEDELMTKSREADTAAKALTGCLQRLNETSSKLSEKEMSLAKLTSEVDALKAAVRAAETKAAAVAGAHPASQKTAAPERNQNLIKEPLSPAKKEEAAKEVGTGLQDGMMQDPDVNPLLDAGQ; this is encoded by the exons ATGAAGTCAAACGGGAGCAACCGCGGTGCCCTGCGGCCGCACTACGGCGGACGAGCTCCACCTTTCTTGCTTGCCGCACTGTTGATCGGTCTCGTGCTCATCGGCTTCTGTTACTACAACCTGTCGTCACAGTACAGTGCCTTGGATATGCAATACCGGGACTTGCAAGAGCGACTAAGGGCCGTGGCAGAAAAGCACGAATCGGCGGAGCTTCGCTACGACAGGCTCAAGAAGACGCTCGAGGACAACTCCAAGTCACTAGATGAGAAAGATAAGCAGCTATTGCAGAAAGAGCAAGACAGAGCTGCCGTTGAAACTGCGCTTCGAAAGAAAGAAGATGAGCTGATGACGAAGTCTCGTGAGGCCGACACAGCTGCGAAAGCATTG ACTGGATGTCTGCAAAGGTTGAATGAGACTTCTTCAAAGTTATCCGAGAAAGAAA TGTCGCTTGCAAAGCTCACCAGTGAAGTTGATGCACTGAAGGCAGCCGTCAGGGCTGCTGAAACAAAAGCAGCTGCTGTAGCTGGTGCACA CCCTGCCAGCCAAAAGACAGCAGCACCTGAGAGAAATCAAAACCTgatcaaggagccactgtcaccTGCCAAGAAAGAAGAGGCAGCAAAAGAAGTTGGAACTGGGCTACAAGATGGCATG ATGCAAGATCCTGATGTGAATCCACTACTGGACGCTGGACAGTAG
- the LOC142572147 gene encoding uncharacterized protein LOC142572147 isoform X1: protein MKSNGSNRGALRPHYGGRAPPFLLAALLIGLVLIGFCYYNLSSQYSALDMQYRDLQERLRAVAEKHESAELRYDRLKKTLEDNSKSLDEKDKQLLQKEQDRAAVETALRKKEDELMTKSREADTAAKALTGCLQRLNETSSKLSEKEMSLAKLTSEVDALKAAVRAAETKAAAVAGAHPASQKTAAPERNQNLIKEPLSPAKKEEAAKEVGTGLQDGMVRGNGTPGSTNIATQGTKTHANHPTLLSPPQ, encoded by the exons ATGAAGTCAAACGGGAGCAACCGCGGTGCCCTGCGGCCGCACTACGGCGGACGAGCTCCACCTTTCTTGCTTGCCGCACTGTTGATCGGTCTCGTGCTCATCGGCTTCTGTTACTACAACCTGTCGTCACAGTACAGTGCCTTGGATATGCAATACCGGGACTTGCAAGAGCGACTAAGGGCCGTGGCAGAAAAGCACGAATCGGCGGAGCTTCGCTACGACAGGCTCAAGAAGACGCTCGAGGACAACTCCAAGTCACTAGATGAGAAAGATAAGCAGCTATTGCAGAAAGAGCAAGACAGAGCTGCCGTTGAAACTGCGCTTCGAAAGAAAGAAGATGAGCTGATGACGAAGTCTCGTGAGGCCGACACAGCTGCGAAAGCATTG ACTGGATGTCTGCAAAGGTTGAATGAGACTTCTTCAAAGTTATCCGAGAAAGAAA TGTCGCTTGCAAAGCTCACCAGTGAAGTTGATGCACTGAAGGCAGCCGTCAGGGCTGCTGAAACAAAAGCAGCTGCTGTAGCTGGTGCACA CCCTGCCAGCCAAAAGACAGCAGCACCTGAGAGAAATCAAAACCTgatcaaggagccactgtcaccTGCCAAGAAAGAAGAGGCAGCAAAAGAAGTTGGAACTGGGCTACAAGATGGCATGGTGAGGGGTAACGGCACACCCGGGAGCACTAATATCGCCACACAAGGGACAAAGACACATGCTAATCATCCAACTCTACTATCACCACCACAataa